Proteins encoded by one window of Actinocorallia herbida:
- a CDS encoding sensor histidine kinase, translated as MASEQVEETQSRLVHLNRGLVSGSIAAVGALLVATETRSGPEALLLGGGLAATLVVVDRWRAGRFARGALIGLVITGLVFLVGVLAADAASASYGFAIAATIAAFELPRHRRPLFAGIAIFAGAVIAVKVLTSPSGEGVDTLLRYGVTSLCVAGGGSVLVILSHAMNDLVGELDKAREREAETAVMRERVRFAGDLHDIQGHTLHVVKLKVALAKRLLRTDLDRAAHELDEVHDLVAATIAQTKELAYAQRRLNLSAELENAKNLFEAAGIGVGVERRGEVDPRVGEALGQVLRETTTNILRHADAAQVWITLTETGISVANDGVRPGEAPRLSGLATLRDRLAAQGGDLTVHQADGVFSTTASFPRRDDTANG; from the coding sequence ATGGCGTCCGAGCAGGTGGAGGAGACGCAGAGCCGGCTGGTCCACCTCAACCGCGGCCTGGTGTCCGGCTCGATCGCGGCGGTCGGCGCGCTGCTCGTCGCGACCGAGACCAGGTCCGGGCCTGAGGCGCTGCTGCTGGGCGGGGGCCTGGCCGCGACGCTGGTCGTCGTCGACCGGTGGCGCGCGGGCCGCTTCGCCAGGGGCGCGCTCATCGGACTCGTCATCACCGGGCTCGTCTTCCTCGTCGGCGTGCTGGCGGCGGACGCAGCTTCGGCGTCCTACGGCTTCGCCATCGCCGCGACCATCGCCGCCTTCGAACTGCCGCGCCACCGGCGGCCGCTGTTCGCGGGGATCGCGATCTTCGCCGGGGCCGTCATCGCGGTGAAGGTCCTGACGTCGCCCTCCGGGGAAGGGGTGGACACCCTCCTCCGGTACGGCGTCACCTCGCTGTGCGTCGCCGGGGGCGGCTCGGTCCTGGTGATCCTCTCCCACGCGATGAACGACCTCGTCGGGGAGCTGGACAAGGCTCGGGAACGGGAGGCGGAGACCGCCGTCATGCGCGAGCGGGTGCGCTTCGCGGGCGACCTGCACGACATCCAGGGCCACACCCTCCACGTCGTGAAGCTGAAGGTCGCCCTGGCCAAGCGGCTGCTCCGCACGGACCTCGACCGCGCCGCGCACGAACTCGACGAGGTGCACGACCTCGTCGCCGCCACCATCGCCCAGACCAAGGAGCTCGCCTACGCCCAGCGCAGGCTGAACCTCTCGGCCGAGCTGGAGAACGCCAAGAACCTGTTCGAGGCCGCGGGCATCGGCGTCGGCGTCGAGCGCAGGGGCGAGGTCGACCCGCGCGTGGGCGAGGCGCTCGGCCAGGTCCTCCGCGAGACCACCACCAACATCCTGCGCCACGCCGACGCCGCACAGGTCTGGATCACCCTGACCGAGACGGGCATCTCCGTCGCCAACGACGGCGTCCGGCCGGGTGAGGCGCCGCGGCTCAGCGGCCTCGCCACCCTCCGCGACCGCCTCGCCGCCCAGGGCGGCGACCTCACCGTGCACCAGGCGGACGGCGTCTTCTCCACCACCGCCTCCTTCCCGCGCCGAGACGACACCGCGAACGGATGA
- a CDS encoding ABC transporter permease, with protein sequence MLSLARSELTQILRNRLVLITGFLLPTVSAAFLIHRHELFADSGGLGYIAAVLVFTVGALGLYSSAVTTLASRRQTLFLKRLRSTAASDTGILTGLLLPVVAVALIQVTALLAVLAVVADAPADPPLLVVAVLAVLAMMTGLGLATAGLTTSPEHAQVTTLPIVLGTIAVAIWVGITGTGDLTALKLLLPGGAAADLAAGAWNGGLTGAEALVRLAPTLAWIGIAVTLAVRLFRWEPRR encoded by the coding sequence ATGCTGTCCCTCGCCCGCAGCGAGCTGACCCAGATCCTCCGCAACCGGCTCGTCCTGATCACCGGCTTCCTTCTCCCGACCGTTTCCGCGGCCTTCCTCATCCACCGGCACGAGCTGTTCGCCGATTCCGGCGGCCTCGGCTACATCGCGGCGGTCCTGGTGTTCACCGTGGGAGCCCTCGGGCTCTACTCTTCGGCGGTGACCACGCTGGCGTCCCGCAGGCAGACCCTGTTCCTCAAGCGGCTGCGCTCCACCGCGGCGAGCGACACCGGCATCCTGACCGGGCTGCTGCTCCCGGTCGTCGCCGTCGCGCTGATCCAGGTCACCGCCCTGCTCGCCGTCCTCGCCGTCGTCGCCGACGCCCCGGCCGACCCTCCGCTCCTGGTGGTCGCGGTCCTCGCCGTGCTGGCCATGATGACCGGACTGGGCCTGGCCACGGCCGGGCTCACCACCTCGCCCGAGCACGCCCAGGTCACCACACTGCCCATCGTCCTCGGCACCATCGCCGTCGCCATCTGGGTCGGGATCACCGGAACCGGCGATCTCACCGCGCTCAAGCTGCTGCTCCCCGGCGGAGCCGCCGCCGACCTGGCCGCGGGCGCCTGGAACGGCGGCCTCACCGGAGCCGAGGCGCTGGTCCGGCTGGCCCCGACCCTGGCATGGATCGGTATCGCGGTCACGCTCGCCGTCCGCCTCTTCCGCTGGGAGCCGCGCCGCTGA
- a CDS encoding ABC transporter ATP-binding protein yields the protein MSTEAVIEVDRLHVAYEGFHAVRGLSFQVRRGELYALLGTNGAGKTSALEVIEGHRAPASGTVRIFGRAPRDRRAVRPRMGIMLQESGFAPDMTVKETVQLIGSLSGRVDIAHRVVDVVGLTRKAGTRVSQLSGGEKRRLDFATAAYGSPELLILDEPTTGLDVSARDDLWETVDRLREDGSTIVLTTHYLEEAEERADRIGLMHQGSLHREGTVAELRRALPAEIRFRLPAASPAPPAPARADGEGGFLIETFDLPDDLYALLRWARDAGVEPRDLEAGPTRLDDVFRSLAGH from the coding sequence ATGTCCACCGAAGCAGTGATCGAAGTCGATCGCCTCCATGTCGCCTACGAAGGCTTCCACGCCGTGCGGGGCCTCTCCTTCCAGGTGCGGCGCGGGGAACTCTACGCGCTCCTCGGCACCAACGGGGCGGGCAAGACCTCGGCCCTGGAGGTCATCGAGGGCCACCGCGCGCCCGCCTCGGGCACCGTCCGGATCTTCGGGCGCGCCCCGCGCGACCGGCGCGCCGTCCGGCCGCGAATGGGGATCATGCTCCAGGAGAGCGGCTTCGCCCCGGACATGACGGTGAAGGAGACCGTCCAGCTCATCGGGAGCCTTTCCGGGCGCGTCGACATCGCCCATCGGGTCGTGGACGTCGTCGGCCTCACCCGCAAGGCCGGGACGAGGGTCTCCCAGCTGTCCGGCGGCGAGAAGCGGCGCCTGGACTTCGCCACCGCGGCCTACGGGTCGCCCGAGCTGCTGATCCTCGACGAGCCGACCACGGGCCTCGACGTGAGCGCCCGCGACGACCTCTGGGAGACGGTGGACCGCCTGCGCGAAGACGGCTCCACCATCGTCCTCACCACCCACTACCTCGAAGAGGCCGAGGAGCGGGCCGACAGGATCGGCCTCATGCACCAGGGCTCCCTGCACCGGGAAGGCACTGTCGCCGAGCTGCGGCGGGCGCTCCCGGCCGAGATCCGCTTCCGGCTGCCGGCCGCGTCCCCGGCCCCTCCCGCGCCCGCGCGCGCGGACGGCGAAGGCGGCTTCCTCATCGAGACCTTCGACCTGCCCGACGACCTCTACGCCCTGCTCCGGTGGGCGCGCGACGCGGGAGTCGAACCGCGCGACCTGGAGGCCGGGCCGACCCGGCTCGACGACGTCTTCCGCTCCCTCGCCGGCCATTAG
- a CDS encoding response regulator transcription factor: MTTVVLADDEALLRKALAALLPLEGDITVLAEAEDGAAAVRATLAHRPDVLVIDLEMPGTDGLGAVAEIRGELPDQTILMLTRHARPGVLRRALRLGVQGFVSKSADPSHITEVIQTLHAGKRWIDPDVSALAVIDDCPLTDREIDVLRATRDGYSVAESAARLHLAEGTIRNYLSNAMQKTQTRTRHEAARYAREHDWL, translated from the coding sequence ATGACCACCGTGGTGCTCGCCGACGACGAAGCCCTGCTGCGCAAGGCCCTCGCGGCACTGCTGCCGCTCGAAGGCGACATCACCGTGCTCGCCGAGGCCGAGGACGGCGCCGCCGCCGTCCGGGCCACGCTGGCGCACCGGCCGGACGTCCTCGTGATCGACCTGGAGATGCCCGGGACGGACGGGCTCGGCGCCGTCGCGGAGATCCGCGGCGAGCTCCCGGACCAGACGATCCTCATGCTCACCCGGCACGCCCGCCCGGGCGTCCTGCGCAGGGCGCTGCGACTCGGCGTCCAGGGCTTCGTGAGCAAGTCCGCCGACCCCTCCCACATCACCGAGGTCATCCAGACCCTGCACGCGGGCAAGCGCTGGATCGACCCGGACGTCTCGGCCCTCGCCGTCATCGACGACTGCCCGCTCACCGACAGGGAGATCGACGTCCTGCGCGCCACCCGCGACGGCTACTCCGTCGCCGAGTCCGCCGCCCGCCTCCACCTGGCGGAGGGGACCATCCGCAACTACCTGTCGAACGCCATGCAGAAGACCCAGACCCGGACCCGCCACGAAGCCGCCCGCTACGCCCGCGAACACGACTGGCTGTGA
- a CDS encoding DUF11 domain-containing protein, with translation MKFRALAAAFALALCGALAVAVPASAHPALTVTAAPTTVVAGTATTITVAGTSNGNYTGARIDVFSTGGPGALTSFTTFGSCGGGVTCTEVGSLYRMALPALTNGQAFSYTLTLTVDAATAATTFTPKAQFYTSGGSTTGAATGPVITVTQPLPDVQATKIGVTYNALTQQIVFQWNLRNIGTATATGRTVTKTISPSGFLASGAGVGCTGGPDTETCPGPNLAVGASINPTFGRTVSLLALGNYTATFTFNTPNDPNPANDTITFNCSVLTGLIVSCT, from the coding sequence ATGAAGTTCAGAGCCCTGGCCGCCGCATTCGCACTCGCCCTGTGCGGTGCGCTCGCCGTAGCCGTGCCCGCTTCCGCCCACCCCGCGCTCACCGTGACCGCCGCGCCGACCACCGTCGTCGCGGGCACCGCGACCACGATCACCGTCGCGGGCACCTCCAACGGCAACTACACCGGCGCCCGGATCGACGTCTTCTCCACCGGCGGACCCGGCGCCCTCACGTCGTTCACGACCTTCGGCTCCTGCGGTGGCGGAGTCACCTGCACCGAGGTCGGCAGCCTCTACCGGATGGCACTGCCCGCCCTCACCAACGGGCAGGCGTTCTCCTACACCCTCACCCTGACCGTCGACGCCGCCACCGCCGCGACCACGTTCACGCCCAAGGCGCAGTTCTACACCTCCGGCGGCTCCACCACCGGCGCCGCCACCGGCCCCGTCATCACCGTCACCCAGCCGTTGCCCGACGTCCAGGCGACCAAGATCGGCGTGACCTACAACGCGCTCACCCAGCAGATCGTCTTCCAGTGGAACCTGCGGAACATCGGCACCGCGACCGCCACCGGCCGCACCGTCACCAAGACCATCAGCCCGTCAGGATTCCTGGCCAGCGGCGCCGGCGTCGGCTGCACCGGCGGACCCGACACCGAAACCTGCCCGGGCCCCAACCTTGCCGTCGGCGCGTCGATCAACCCCACCTTCGGCCGCACCGTCTCCCTCCTCGCACTCGGCAACTACACCGCCACCTTCACCTTCAATACCCCGAACGACCCCAACCCGGCCAACGACACCATCACCTTCAACTGCTCCGTCCTCACCGGCCTGATCGTCAGCTGCACCTGA
- a CDS encoding methylenetetrahydrofolate reductase, with the protein MTRGFEVVCEIEPPTRPDLRRVRHQIGVLDAVADAFLIPDNHIGRATVSSVAVAHEVQAMGATGIACLNARDRNLLGFQRDLLTAAAYGVQRFLFVYGDKPASGNRTGELTVRSMLDQARAATADPVFAGHPRFQIGVASGMRPLPAWKQQADFVFAQVSYSLDDLLRWRETVTIDAPVYAGVMVLASAAMARNLAATIPDITIPDALVQAVEHDPDAGIAAACEHVMAIRDSGAFDGVHLVPVSRYRQTAARLEPLLREPPRNPR; encoded by the coding sequence ATGACACGTGGGTTCGAGGTGGTGTGTGAGATCGAGCCGCCGACTCGGCCGGATCTCCGGCGGGTGCGGCACCAGATCGGGGTACTGGACGCCGTCGCGGACGCGTTCTTGATCCCCGACAATCACATCGGGCGGGCGACGGTGTCGAGTGTGGCGGTCGCGCACGAGGTGCAGGCGATGGGAGCGACCGGGATCGCCTGCCTGAACGCCCGCGACCGCAACCTGCTCGGCTTCCAGCGGGACCTGCTGACCGCCGCCGCCTACGGCGTCCAGCGGTTCCTGTTCGTCTACGGCGACAAACCCGCCTCCGGCAACCGCACCGGCGAACTCACCGTCCGGTCGATGCTCGACCAAGCCCGCGCCGCGACCGCCGACCCCGTCTTCGCCGGGCATCCGCGGTTCCAGATCGGTGTCGCCTCCGGCATGCGGCCCCTGCCCGCCTGGAAGCAGCAGGCCGACTTCGTGTTCGCCCAGGTCAGCTACAGCCTCGACGACCTGCTGCGGTGGCGCGAGACCGTCACCATCGACGCACCCGTCTACGCCGGGGTGATGGTCCTGGCCAGCGCGGCCATGGCCCGCAACCTTGCCGCCACCATCCCCGACATCACCATCCCCGACGCACTCGTCCAAGCCGTGGAACACGACCCCGACGCGGGCATCGCCGCCGCATGCGAGCACGTCATGGCCATCCGCGACAGCGGCGCCTTCGACGGCGTCCACCTCGTCCCCGTCAGCCGATACCGCCAGACCGCCGCCCGCCTCGAACCCCTCCTCCGCGAACCTCCCAGAAATCCCCGATGA
- a CDS encoding SRPBCC family protein: MTESMTLRARVSAPLKTVRHALTDAAELRVWLAEFAEVDLPERFEFWGRHTPEGDAPHQRVLHADDGTLRFAWLLDGVDTTVEISLAEEGPDSTIVSLAQSHYSIEEQMTGSSIRGVLQTFWCLSLANLVDHLEGRTLSVKADFTSAVMRDEVLIDALRDQVYDSLIDSEKVTAWFGFPIGIEPWVGGRYSMGGFESGHAAKVIDLEPGSRVSVDWGDGPGITTWELADSDGKTRLTIVQSGFDEQNPPYAGWLGNVSGFAELRRYHELPDWRPIWLDPAA; the protein is encoded by the coding sequence ATGACTGAATCGATGACGTTGCGGGCGCGGGTGTCCGCGCCGCTCAAGACGGTCCGGCACGCCCTGACCGACGCCGCCGAGCTGCGGGTCTGGCTGGCCGAGTTCGCCGAGGTCGACCTGCCGGAACGCTTCGAGTTCTGGGGCCGGCACACGCCCGAGGGCGACGCCCCGCATCAGCGGGTCCTGCACGCCGACGACGGCACGCTGCGGTTCGCGTGGCTGCTGGACGGCGTCGACACGACCGTCGAGATCTCCCTGGCCGAGGAGGGCCCCGACAGCACGATCGTGTCGCTGGCGCAGAGCCACTACTCCATCGAGGAGCAGATGACCGGGTCCAGCATCCGGGGCGTCCTGCAGACGTTCTGGTGCCTGTCCCTGGCCAACCTGGTCGACCATCTCGAGGGCCGCACGCTCAGCGTCAAGGCCGACTTCACCTCCGCGGTCATGCGCGACGAGGTCCTCATCGACGCGCTGCGCGACCAGGTGTACGACTCGCTCATCGACTCGGAGAAGGTCACCGCCTGGTTCGGGTTCCCGATCGGAATCGAGCCGTGGGTCGGCGGCCGCTACTCCATGGGTGGTTTCGAGTCCGGGCACGCCGCGAAGGTCATCGATCTGGAGCCGGGCAGCCGGGTGTCGGTCGACTGGGGTGACGGTCCGGGCATCACCACCTGGGAGCTGGCCGATTCCGACGGCAAGACCCGCCTGACCATCGTGCAGAGCGGGTTCGACGAGCAGAACCCGCCTTACGCCGGCTGGCTGGGCAACGTGTCCGGATTCGCCGAGCTCCGCCGCTACCACGAACTCCCGGACTGGCGGCCGATCTGGCTCGACCCCGCAGCCTGA
- a CDS encoding ArsR/SmtB family transcription factor codes for MRDVLYLEEIEQAETLLKPQRIEVLRQLAEPRSCTEVAERLDQTQQRVYYHVRKLVDAGLATKVAERKVRGIQEGVYQASARSYWLSPRLVGRIGLRRTRDVLSLGHLLDLMEEVQADVAALDPAAGELPSLGVSGEIRVPAERRQEFLTDLQTALQGLFTRYGGAEGDAFKLAVACYPKESIPDD; via the coding sequence ATGAGAGACGTCCTGTACCTGGAAGAGATCGAGCAGGCCGAGACCCTGCTCAAGCCGCAGCGCATCGAGGTGCTGCGGCAGCTGGCCGAGCCGCGCAGCTGCACCGAGGTCGCGGAGCGGCTGGACCAGACCCAGCAGCGGGTCTACTACCACGTGCGCAAGCTGGTGGACGCGGGCTTGGCGACCAAGGTCGCCGAGCGGAAGGTCCGCGGCATCCAGGAGGGCGTCTACCAGGCGAGTGCCCGCTCGTACTGGCTGTCGCCGCGGCTGGTCGGCCGGATCGGGCTGCGCCGCACCCGGGACGTGCTGAGCCTGGGTCATCTGCTGGACCTGATGGAAGAGGTCCAGGCCGATGTCGCCGCGCTCGACCCGGCCGCCGGTGAGCTTCCCTCGCTCGGTGTGTCCGGGGAGATCCGGGTACCGGCGGAGCGGCGCCAGGAGTTCTTGACCGACCTGCAGACGGCGCTGCAGGGCCTGTTCACCCGCTACGGCGGCGCCGAAGGCGACGCCTTCAAGCTGGCCGTGGCCTGTTACCCGAAGGAGAGCATCCCCGATGACTGA
- a CDS encoding LysR family transcriptional regulator, translated as MMELNALRQFLVVARLEHLSRAADELRIAQPSLSRTIARLEGELGVPLFDRSGRLRLNDTGRLFRDHVERALGELEAGRRAVTEAAGRGLGAVRLASETFLTLTGPLSAFKRSHPEAEIGLHWSPPEDMARRLRAQEIDLCVASQPINAEGLEAVRLFEEEVGAAFPHDHPLAGRASVTIADLADQPFITARHGHWLRSLLDRLFAAHGLTPKIVCESDEHSAIADLISAGLGIGLVPAFARRSATRAPLAWIPVDDPGARRTVTLYWTADGHPSAAARLMRTTLTDWNWITGEPPSP; from the coding sequence ATGATGGAGCTGAACGCGCTCCGGCAGTTCCTGGTGGTCGCCCGGCTGGAGCACCTCAGCCGGGCCGCCGACGAGCTGCGCATCGCACAGCCGTCGCTGAGCCGCACCATCGCCCGGCTGGAGGGCGAACTGGGCGTGCCGCTGTTCGACCGCAGCGGCCGACTCCGGCTGAACGACACGGGAAGGCTCTTTCGCGACCACGTCGAGCGCGCCCTCGGCGAGCTGGAGGCGGGACGACGTGCCGTCACCGAAGCCGCCGGCCGGGGCCTGGGCGCGGTGCGGCTGGCGTCGGAGACCTTCCTGACCCTCACCGGCCCCCTGTCCGCCTTCAAACGCTCCCACCCCGAGGCCGAGATCGGGCTCCACTGGTCTCCGCCCGAGGACATGGCCCGGCGGCTGCGCGCCCAGGAGATCGATCTGTGCGTCGCCTCCCAGCCGATCAACGCCGAGGGGCTGGAAGCGGTGCGCCTGTTCGAAGAGGAGGTCGGAGCGGCTTTTCCCCACGACCATCCGCTGGCGGGCCGTGCGTCGGTGACCATCGCCGACCTCGCCGACCAGCCGTTCATCACAGCCCGCCACGGGCACTGGCTGCGCAGCCTGCTCGACCGGCTCTTCGCCGCCCACGGCCTCACCCCGAAGATCGTGTGCGAGAGCGACGAGCACAGCGCCATCGCCGACCTCATCAGCGCGGGCCTGGGCATCGGCCTCGTGCCCGCCTTCGCCCGCCGCAGTGCCACCCGCGCCCCGCTCGCCTGGATCCCCGTCGACGACCCCGGCGCCCGCCGTACCGTGACCCTCTACTGGACGGCCGACGGCCATCCGTCCGCCGCCGCCCGCCTGATGCGCACCACCCTCACCGACTGGAACTGGATCACCGGCGAACCCCCCTCCCCGTGA
- a CDS encoding YybH family protein gives MTMPTQREADEAQIRRQIDKIVEALRDKDLEGLNAVYTAEVVSFDVEPPLQHLGIAAKARNWANVFAFFETVTYEIRDLSLTAGEDVAFGHAFARLSGTLKTGTAAAGMWVRVTYGLRKIDGIWLIAHDQVSVPLDIVSGKGVTDLQP, from the coding sequence ATGACGATGCCCACGCAGCGTGAGGCGGACGAAGCCCAGATCCGCAGGCAGATCGACAAGATCGTTGAAGCGCTCCGGGACAAGGATCTCGAGGGGCTGAACGCCGTCTACACGGCGGAGGTCGTGTCGTTCGACGTCGAGCCTCCGCTCCAGCACCTCGGGATCGCGGCGAAGGCCCGGAACTGGGCGAACGTGTTCGCGTTCTTCGAGACCGTGACCTACGAGATCCGCGACCTGAGCCTCACCGCGGGCGAGGACGTGGCCTTCGGGCACGCCTTCGCCCGCCTCAGCGGCACGCTCAAGACCGGGACGGCCGCGGCCGGCATGTGGGTCAGGGTCACCTACGGCCTGCGGAAGATAGACGGCATCTGGCTGATCGCCCACGACCAGGTCTCGGTGCCCCTGGACATCGTGTCCGGCAAGGGCGTGACCGACCTCCAGCCCTGA